AATCAAGTACGGCGGAGTTCATGCAAAAACGTTTACCTGTTGGCGGTGGCCCGTCGTCGAACACGTGGCCCAAGTGAGAGCCGCAACGGCCGCATGTCACCTCGGTACGTACCATGCCGTGGCTGGCATCCCTCGTGTACACTACGCTGTTATCGCGTATGGTCTCAAAGAAACTGGGCCAGCCGCAGGTACTGGCAAATTTCGCATCAGAGCGGAACAGGTGGTTGCCGCACACTGCGCAGTAATATTCACCCTTGGTGTCCGTTTTATAGTATTTGCCTGTAAAAGCCCATTCGGTTCCTTTCTCGCGGGCTATCTCGTACACCTCTTTGGGTAATATCTTTTTCCATTCCGCATCGCTTACATCCAGTTTGTTGGTGTCTGTGCGCGAGTAGTACGGATTGTTGCTGTGTGTATTGTCCATAGTTGTCTCCTTTTTGTTTT
The genomic region above belongs to Chitinophagales bacterium and contains:
- the msrB gene encoding peptide-methionine (R)-S-oxide reductase MsrB, coding for MDNTHSNNPYYSRTDTNKLDVSDAEWKKILPKEVYEIAREKGTEWAFTGKYYKTDTKGEYYCAVCGNHLFRSDAKFASTCGWPSFFETIRDNSVVYTRDASHGMVRTEVTCGRCGSHLGHVFDDGPPPTGKRFCMNSAVLDFVPDKTNE